One genomic region from Candidatus Eisenbacteria bacterium encodes:
- a CDS encoding L,D-transpeptidase has translation MSRIRWGRGWMAAALVAMLAACGVHKGWNGPPPPADEDRLDWAADEPYFVVVRTWCRTLDVYVRGERVRSYPAVFGLGGPKGKLHEGDRKTPTGLYAIVDKREHDRWHQFLLLDYPNLQDVQRYWTALDSGRIPMLDNHYAGVGGAVGIHGTDRPRLNESNVDWTWGCISLANDDVDELAGMVPVGTPVLIED, from the coding sequence ATGAGTCGGATCAGGTGGGGACGGGGGTGGATGGCGGCGGCGCTCGTGGCGATGCTCGCCGCGTGCGGCGTCCACAAGGGATGGAACGGGCCGCCACCGCCCGCCGACGAGGATCGCCTCGACTGGGCCGCCGACGAGCCGTATTTCGTCGTCGTGCGGACGTGGTGCCGCACGCTCGACGTCTACGTGCGCGGCGAGCGCGTCCGCAGCTACCCGGCGGTGTTCGGGCTGGGCGGCCCGAAGGGAAAGCTGCACGAGGGTGACCGCAAGACCCCGACCGGGCTCTACGCGATCGTCGACAAGCGAGAGCACGATCGCTGGCACCAGTTCCTGCTGCTCGACTACCCGAACCTGCAGGACGTCCAGCGCTACTGGACGGCGCTCGACTCCGGCCGGATTCCGATGCTCGACAACCACTACGCGGGCGTCGGCGGTGCGGTCGGCATCCACGGCACCGACAGGCCGCGCCTGAACGAGAGCAACGTCGACTGGACGTGGGGATGCATCTCGCTCGCGAACGACGACGTCGACGAGCTGGCGGGCATGGTGCCGGTCGGCACGCCGGTCCTGATCGAGGACTGA
- the msrA gene encoding peptide-methionine (S)-S-oxide reductase MsrA produces the protein MLRGTILLALLLLAPPLRAAESGARATATFAGGCFWCMQPPFEDLPGVLATTVGYTGGQKERPTYEEVSEGGTGHAESVEIVYDPTRISYEKLLDVFWHNVDPLTRDAQFCDHGRQYRSAIFYHDETQKALAEASKRALETSKKFDRPIVTEIVPASTFWPAEEYHQRYHDKNPVRYAYYRWGCGRDARLKELWGSSAPQPETGFDPATWKKPGDAALKQKLTPLQYEVTQHAATEPPFHNEYEDEHRPGIYVDVVSGEPLFSSLDKFDSGTGWPSFTRPIDPANVKEVKDYKLIWPRTEVRSAHADSHLGHVFTDGPKPTGLRYCMNSASLRFIPADRLEAEGYGQYAKLFASKPAPPQTETPPAPPPAK, from the coding sequence ATGCTGCGAGGGACGATCCTGCTGGCTCTGCTGCTGCTCGCTCCGCCGCTCCGCGCCGCCGAGTCGGGCGCCCGGGCGACGGCAACGTTCGCGGGCGGCTGCTTCTGGTGCATGCAGCCGCCGTTCGAGGATCTTCCCGGGGTGCTCGCGACGACGGTCGGCTACACGGGCGGGCAGAAGGAGCGCCCGACCTACGAGGAGGTCTCCGAAGGCGGGACCGGCCACGCCGAGTCGGTCGAGATCGTCTACGATCCCACCAGGATCTCCTACGAGAAGCTGCTCGACGTGTTCTGGCACAACGTCGATCCGCTGACGCGTGACGCGCAGTTCTGCGATCACGGCCGCCAGTATCGCTCCGCGATCTTCTACCACGACGAGACGCAGAAGGCGCTCGCGGAGGCGTCCAAGCGTGCCCTCGAGACCTCGAAGAAGTTCGATCGGCCGATCGTGACCGAGATCGTTCCAGCGAGCACGTTCTGGCCGGCCGAGGAGTACCACCAGCGCTACCACGACAAGAACCCGGTGCGGTACGCCTACTATCGCTGGGGGTGCGGCCGCGACGCGCGCCTGAAGGAGCTCTGGGGCAGCTCCGCGCCGCAGCCCGAGACCGGATTCGATCCGGCGACGTGGAAGAAGCCGGGCGACGCGGCGCTCAAGCAGAAGCTGACGCCGCTCCAGTACGAGGTGACGCAGCACGCGGCGACGGAGCCGCCCTTCCACAACGAGTACGAGGACGAGCATCGCCCCGGCATCTACGTCGACGTCGTGTCGGGCGAGCCGCTGTTCAGCTCGCTCGACAAGTTCGACTCCGGCACGGGCTGGCCGAGCTTCACGCGACCGATCGATCCGGCGAACGTGAAGGAGGTCAAGGACTACAAGCTCATCTGGCCACGCACCGAGGTGCGCTCGGCGCACGCCGACTCGCACCTGGGGCACGTCTTCACCGACGGCCCGAAGCCGACGGGGCTCCGCTACTGCATGAACTCGGCGTCGTTGCGCTTCATTCCCGCCGATCGGCTCGAAGCCGAGGGGTACGGTCAGTACGCGAAGCTCTTTGCGTCGAAGCCCGCGCCGCCGCAGACGGAGACGCCGCCGGCACCGCCACCGGCGAAGTAG
- a CDS encoding GFA family protein yields the protein MQTYTGGCHCGRVRFRVTADLDRVTSCNCSMCAKKGFLHLIVPPEQFELVSGAEDLTTYEFNTGVAKHRFCRTCGIHSFYTPRSDPDKVDVNVRCLDGIDPAALRITGFDGRHWEEAMQERPPWR from the coding sequence ATGCAGACCTACACGGGTGGATGCCATTGCGGGCGCGTCCGGTTCCGCGTGACCGCCGACCTCGACCGCGTGACGTCGTGCAACTGCTCGATGTGCGCGAAGAAGGGCTTCCTCCACCTGATCGTGCCGCCGGAGCAGTTCGAGCTCGTGAGCGGGGCGGAGGACCTCACGACCTACGAGTTCAACACCGGCGTCGCGAAGCACCGCTTCTGCCGCACGTGCGGCATCCACTCCTTCTACACGCCGCGCTCGGATCCCGACAAGGTCGACGTCAACGTGCGCTGTCTCGACGGCATCGACCCGGCGGCGCTCCGCATCACCGGGTTCGACGGCCGACATTGGGAGGAGGCGATGCAGGAGAGACCGCCCTGGCGCTAG
- a CDS encoding GFA family protein encodes MDPLDGGCCCGSVRYRIRSVFDAGYCHCTICRRFGAPVAAWIAVPEPDFQLVRGTPRAFRSSSFFARHFCADCGTHVFGTDAREPQPKVGARLVSVALTTLDEPGRVRPAIHQWWANRLQWLDVWDELPHVDDGTLPHPSARG; translated from the coding sequence ATGGATCCGCTGGACGGCGGCTGCTGCTGCGGGTCCGTCCGGTATCGCATCCGTTCCGTCTTCGACGCCGGCTACTGCCACTGCACGATCTGCCGGCGGTTCGGCGCGCCGGTCGCGGCGTGGATCGCGGTCCCCGAACCGGACTTCCAGCTCGTCCGCGGCACGCCGCGCGCGTTCCGATCGTCGTCGTTCTTCGCGCGTCACTTCTGCGCCGACTGCGGGACGCACGTCTTCGGCACCGACGCGCGCGAGCCGCAGCCGAAGGTGGGCGCGCGGCTCGTGTCGGTGGCCCTCACGACTCTCGACGAGCCGGGGCGCGTGCGTCCGGCGATCCACCAGTGGTGGGCGAATCGCCTCCAATGGCTCGACGTGTGGGACGAGCTGCCGCACGTCGACGACGGGACGCTGCCGCATCCGAGCGCACGCGGCTGA
- a CDS encoding SCP2 sterol-binding domain-containing protein: MADQESVTPEQFFVELLPAGFQAQRDAGGAVPQDFTMQYVLTGDGGGEWAVTIKDGQLSTNRGRHDAIITFTLSADDFGDAILGRNGATIAILLPQNRPGRPDNTGRVKQMKGTVAQELARDGMDPFKIEMCFNGGEAPRTVLKMKLVDFVAMQEGRLNGQEAFMTGRLRIEGDMAFMMQIAALTA; encoded by the coding sequence ATGGCCGATCAGGAGAGCGTGACCCCCGAGCAGTTCTTCGTTGAGCTGCTGCCGGCGGGATTCCAGGCGCAGCGCGACGCCGGCGGCGCCGTGCCACAGGACTTCACCATGCAGTACGTCCTCACGGGCGACGGCGGCGGCGAGTGGGCCGTCACCATCAAGGACGGACAGCTCTCGACCAACAGGGGCCGGCACGACGCGATCATCACGTTCACGCTCTCGGCCGACGACTTTGGCGACGCGATCCTCGGCCGCAACGGCGCGACGATCGCGATCCTCCTGCCGCAGAATCGGCCCGGGCGCCCCGACAACACCGGGCGCGTGAAGCAGATGAAGGGCACGGTGGCTCAGGAGCTGGCGCGCGACGGCATGGACCCGTTCAAGATCGAGATGTGCTTCAACGGCGGCGAGGCGCCGCGCACCGTGCTGAAGATGAAGCTCGTCGACTTCGTCGCGATGCAGGAAGGGCGTCTGAACGGGCAGGAAGCGTTCATGACGGGACGGCTTCGCATCGAGGGCGACATGGCCTTCATGATGCAGATCGCCGCGCTGACCGCCTGA
- the glmU gene encoding bifunctional UDP-N-acetylglucosamine diphosphorylase/glucosamine-1-phosphate N-acetyltransferase GlmU, translated as MPAQRPLAAIVMAAGLGTRMRSGRAKLLHELGGRPLVRYPLAALAPLSPARVVLVVGHQGDEMRAAAAASGLPIRTVLQAEQRGTGHAVQCAAPALEDFDGDVLVMNGDVPLVTTATLRRLVETHRADNADLTLVTMRFEDPTSYGRILRDAGGRVRGIVEHRDASPAEREIKEVNPGLYCVRASLLFPLLRELRADNAQGELYVTDVVGLAAAAGRTIASVLLERPEEVAGINTRAELARMEAHLRADITSRWMETGVTFEDPATAYVGPEVEIGRDTVIGPNVVLRGKTRIGVGCRIDGTAFITDATLGDRVHVRFACVVDEARVGDDAIIGPFARLRPGTDLAEHVHIGNFVETKKAHVGARTKANHLTYLGDCDVGPDSNVGAGTITCNYDGSTGKKSKTIIGARVQIGSDTQLVAPVTVHDDAYVGAGTTVTRDVPAGALVVTRTPPRVLEGWVTRRRAWAEGEQPTPAAAKPAPRRAGKSKRTIKARKVSRRVRRRR; from the coding sequence GTGCCGGCGCAGCGACCACTTGCGGCGATCGTGATGGCGGCGGGACTCGGAACGCGCATGCGCTCCGGCCGCGCGAAGCTCCTGCACGAGCTGGGCGGCCGCCCGCTCGTGCGCTATCCGCTCGCAGCCCTCGCGCCCCTCTCGCCGGCACGCGTCGTGCTCGTGGTCGGCCACCAGGGCGACGAGATGCGGGCCGCGGCCGCGGCGTCGGGTCTGCCCATCCGGACGGTCCTGCAAGCCGAGCAGCGCGGCACGGGCCACGCCGTGCAGTGCGCGGCGCCGGCGCTCGAGGACTTCGACGGCGACGTCCTCGTCATGAACGGCGACGTTCCGCTGGTGACGACGGCGACGCTGCGGCGCCTCGTTGAGACGCATCGTGCGGACAACGCGGATCTGACGCTCGTCACGATGCGCTTTGAGGACCCCACGAGCTATGGCAGGATCCTGCGTGATGCGGGCGGGCGCGTGCGCGGCATCGTCGAGCACCGGGACGCATCCCCCGCCGAGCGCGAGATCAAGGAAGTCAATCCGGGGCTCTATTGTGTTCGTGCGTCGCTCCTCTTTCCGCTGCTGCGCGAGCTGCGCGCCGACAACGCGCAGGGCGAGCTGTACGTCACGGACGTCGTCGGGCTCGCGGCCGCGGCCGGGCGCACGATCGCGAGCGTGCTGCTCGAGCGCCCGGAGGAAGTCGCGGGCATCAACACGCGCGCCGAGCTGGCGCGCATGGAGGCGCATCTGAGAGCCGACATCACGAGCCGCTGGATGGAGACGGGCGTCACCTTCGAAGACCCGGCGACGGCATACGTCGGCCCCGAGGTCGAGATCGGACGCGACACCGTGATCGGCCCGAACGTCGTCCTGCGCGGGAAGACGCGCATCGGCGTGGGCTGCCGCATCGACGGCACGGCGTTCATCACCGACGCCACGCTCGGCGATCGCGTCCACGTCCGCTTCGCATGCGTGGTCGACGAGGCGCGCGTCGGCGACGACGCCATCATCGGCCCGTTCGCGCGCTTGCGGCCCGGCACCGATCTCGCCGAGCACGTGCACATCGGCAACTTCGTCGAGACCAAGAAGGCCCACGTCGGGGCGCGCACGAAGGCGAACCACCTCACCTACCTCGGCGACTGCGACGTCGGGCCGGACTCGAACGTCGGCGCCGGCACGATCACCTGCAACTACGACGGCTCGACCGGCAAGAAGAGCAAGACCATCATCGGCGCGCGCGTGCAGATCGGCAGCGACACGCAGCTCGTGGCGCCGGTGACGGTGCACGACGACGCCTACGTGGGCGCCGGCACCACCGTCACGCGCGACGTGCCGGCGGGCGCGCTGGTCGTCACGCGCACGCCGCCGCGGGTCCTCGAGGGATGGGTCACGCGCCGCCGGGCATGGGCCGAGGGCGAGCAGCCCACGCCGGCGGCGGCGAAGCCCGCGCCGCGGCGCGCGGGCAAGAGCAAGCGAACGATCAAGGCACGCAAGGTCTCGCGTCGCGTCCGACGGCGGCGCTAG
- a CDS encoding SGNH/GDSL hydrolase family protein has protein sequence MSLLPVSPCTGTPPLWRPSRIVGWGLIPNGRGEKQICAEDRLVARRPIVINSLGQRDRERSYRNTDGASRVLVLGDSFVEALQVELADTFLARIENDLGVEMLNAGVSGYSTDNEVRAFKSTGRRYAPDVVILVFFIGNDVLENGARLFLLNPHGLPPKPWLRARPPSAALRACAGMEYAANFVASTTPQLLWQRSRVVRSLEISAAQELTRRWCAHPSGPPLHDGVPEMLGVYREPSTPAWTEAWVTSEHLLRKLKDNVTRAGARLGVVLAPYAAEYDPRMRVLETQYEILRNAKWDYDYPYRRLSALFEREGVPWMSLAPTFKAYYRSTHDSGCYASDAHWNEAGHEVVANALEPFVASLIGRRPPPRRTDAN, from the coding sequence GTGTCGCTTCTCCCCGTCTCTCCCTGCACCGGGACACCACCGCTCTGGCGCCCGAGTCGCATTGTCGGTTGGGGACTGATCCCGAACGGTCGGGGAGAAAAACAAATCTGCGCGGAAGATCGCCTCGTCGCGCGGCGGCCGATCGTCATCAACAGTCTCGGCCAACGCGACCGCGAGCGCTCCTACCGCAACACCGACGGCGCCTCGAGGGTCCTTGTTCTCGGCGATTCGTTCGTCGAGGCTCTCCAGGTCGAGCTGGCGGACACATTTCTGGCGCGCATCGAGAACGACCTCGGAGTCGAGATGCTGAACGCTGGGGTGTCGGGTTACTCGACAGACAATGAAGTCCGCGCATTCAAGTCGACGGGGCGCCGGTACGCGCCTGATGTCGTCATTCTCGTGTTCTTCATTGGCAACGATGTGCTGGAGAACGGCGCGCGACTCTTCTTGCTGAACCCACACGGCCTCCCGCCGAAACCTTGGCTCAGGGCACGTCCTCCGTCGGCGGCTCTCCGGGCGTGTGCCGGCATGGAGTACGCAGCGAACTTCGTGGCCTCCACGACTCCCCAGCTGTTGTGGCAACGCTCGCGCGTCGTGCGATCGCTTGAGATCTCAGCGGCGCAGGAACTCACGAGACGATGGTGCGCGCATCCAAGTGGTCCACCGCTTCACGACGGCGTCCCGGAGATGCTGGGTGTCTACAGGGAACCGTCCACCCCCGCATGGACTGAAGCGTGGGTGACATCCGAACATCTCCTGCGAAAACTGAAGGACAACGTGACTCGGGCAGGCGCACGGCTCGGGGTTGTGCTCGCCCCGTATGCGGCCGAGTACGATCCCCGTATGAGAGTGCTCGAGACGCAATACGAGATCCTGAGAAATGCAAAGTGGGACTACGACTACCCCTACAGACGGTTGAGCGCGCTGTTCGAGCGCGAGGGTGTGCCCTGGATGTCACTCGCCCCGACGTTCAAGGCATACTACCGATCCACCCACGATTCGGGATGCTACGCGAGCGATGCACACTGGAACGAGGCAGGCCACGAAGTGGTCGCGAACGCGTTGGAGCCATTCGTCGCGTCACTGATCGGCCGTCGTCCCCCACCCCGACGTACCGACGCCAATTGA
- a CDS encoding isoprenylcysteine carboxylmethyltransferase family protein, giving the protein MSERAAKPPLWALLGTIVFVVTVPGSVVVLVPYILSGWRLGPPFLDTELTRWLGVALVVAATPLFFSFVSRFVWEGHGTPAPVAPTRHLVVGGPFRWCRNPGYVAVVTLVAGQALVFARPVILLYAACLWLGFHLFVVFYEEPTLRRTFGAEFDEYCRRVPRWIPRAPRAE; this is encoded by the coding sequence GTGAGCGAGCGGGCCGCGAAGCCTCCGCTCTGGGCGCTCCTCGGCACGATCGTCTTCGTCGTCACGGTTCCCGGCAGCGTCGTCGTCCTCGTACCGTACATCCTGTCGGGATGGCGTCTGGGGCCGCCGTTTCTGGACACGGAGCTGACCCGGTGGCTCGGCGTCGCGCTCGTGGTCGCGGCGACGCCGCTCTTCTTCTCGTTCGTCTCGCGCTTCGTGTGGGAGGGGCACGGGACGCCGGCGCCGGTCGCTCCCACCCGGCACCTCGTGGTCGGCGGCCCGTTCCGCTGGTGCCGGAACCCCGGCTACGTCGCCGTCGTCACGCTCGTCGCCGGGCAGGCGCTCGTCTTCGCGCGGCCGGTGATCCTGCTGTACGCCGCATGCCTGTGGCTCGGCTTCCATCTCTTCGTCGTCTTCTACGAGGAGCCGACGCTGCGGCGGACGTTCGGCGCCGAGTTCGACGAGTACTGCCGCCGTGTGCCGCGCTGGATTCCCCGAGCGCCGCGCGCAGAGTAG